From a single Nostoc sp. MS1 genomic region:
- a CDS encoding MBL fold metallo-hydrolase: MKSLHRPDLYGWSTFNPARNIDFNGFAWIRPDGNILIDPVALSNHDWKHLESLGGVHWIILTNSDHIRSAKEIVDQTYAKVAGPAAEKDFFPIYCDRWLSDGDEIVPGLKVIELQGSKTPGELALLLEETTLITGDLVRAYQAGSLGILADEKLQNKQEAVASVRRLAALEKVEAVLVGDGWSVFRDGRDRLKELLATL, translated from the coding sequence ATGAAATCCCTGCACCGTCCTGATCTTTATGGCTGGTCTACTTTCAACCCGGCAAGAAATATTGATTTTAATGGGTTCGCCTGGATTCGTCCCGATGGCAACATTTTGATTGACCCGGTAGCCTTATCAAATCATGATTGGAAACATTTAGAATCGCTTGGTGGTGTGCATTGGATTATCCTCACCAACTCCGACCATATTAGATCAGCCAAGGAAATTGTCGATCAAACATATGCCAAAGTAGCCGGGCCAGCAGCCGAAAAAGATTTTTTTCCTATATATTGCGATCGCTGGTTATCTGATGGCGATGAAATTGTTCCCGGATTAAAAGTCATCGAACTTCAAGGTTCTAAAACTCCTGGTGAGTTGGCGTTATTGTTGGAAGAAACAACTTTAATTACTGGCGATTTAGTACGGGCGTATCAAGCAGGTAGTTTGGGAATTTTAGCTGATGAGAAGTTGCAGAATAAGCAAGAAGCTGTAGCATCGGTGCGAAGATTAGCAGCTTTGGAAAAAGTAGAAGCTGTGTTAGTCGGCGATGGTTGGTCAGTGTTTAGAGATGGACGCGATCGCTTAAAAGAATTATTAGCAACGTTGTAA
- a CDS encoding choice-of-anchor I family protein, with the protein MALTVGSIAFVGFNADGNDNLAFVALTDINPGEVLIFEDNEWNGTSFNDTNEGAFSWTATSLVAAGTIVRIDNIGSGTITASTGTVVTPVSGRGSNRGIAADNEVIYVYQGSATSPTFITAIANSGFTATTGLLTNTGLTAGVNALDLSTVDTGADIAAYVGTRSGEASFSSYLSLINNAANWVTQDASGDQSFDNITPDLTFSAVAFTVGSTTPSVNLSVSGNTGSEAGQTVITITVTASSAVVDDQTITLGVSGTGITAGDYSLSNTIITIPNGQTSGAVTFTVVDDALVEGPETALLTISNPSGGIVLGNTTTQNITITDNDTPVVPTVSITATDASAAESSTTVNTGSFTLTRTGDTTAALTVTYTVSGTATNGIDYNGLTGSLVIPAGQASATITITPVNDATTEGNETVILSLVDGVSYDLGAVNNATVTIADNTTGTLRKVGSFTSANGAEIPAFDPASDRLFVVAGSTVEIYSISNTGALTASGSLNPGFTVPADNEIIPNSVAVKNGTVAVAYAIRNTTNNAQLLGRVSFFNAADGTFLNSVEVGYLPDMLTFTPDGTKVLTANEGEPNSYGQANSFDPEGSVSIINLANGVANATVQTAGFTAFNSQIDALKAAGVRIFGPGATVAQDVEPEYIAFSGDGTKAYVTLQENNALAIVDIATATVTQIIPLGRKDYSLPGNGIDPSDRDNGINIRQVPVFGLYQPDAIASYTVNGQTYYITANEGDSRDYTGFSEEVRVGSNSYVLDPTIFPDAATLKQNANLGRLTVTNATGDTDGDGDFDRIEAFGGRSFSIRDSNGNLVFDSGDQLERITAAQVPSLFNSDGSFTSPNFDTRSDNKGPEPEGVVIGVVNNRVYAFIGLERTGDIIVYEVTDPTRPQFIEYINTPEDIAIEGLTFISAADSPTGKPLLVTANEVSRTVGVFEFTPPVRISDIQGTTHISPFNGQAVRNVQGIVTAIASNGFYIQDPNPDNNIATSEGIFVFTNNSLILSARRVGEAVLVSGTVSEFRPGGSANNLTVTQIGNNNSVQSLSVSAWTTAPNTTITPTILGSGGRTIPTQVINNDFTTQGNVETGGDFDPINEGIDFYESLEGMLVQVNNPVATSPTANFGSSEEIWVLADNGINATSRTARGGSLITPSDFNPERIQIDDLINGSTTLPSVNVGSQLSTITGVVNYDFNNYEVLVPSAPTVVQPSPLQKEVTNLTGSTTQLTVATFNVENLDPGDDGAKFNALAAAIVNNLRSPDIISLEEIQDNNGPINDSVVDASVTFQRLVDAIVAAGGPTYEYRQINPVDDQDGGEPGGNIRVGFLYNPNRVRFVERSLRRLTDTNLEDGDAFANSRKPLVGQFFFNGEIVTVVGNHFNSKGGDQPLFGPNQPPALSSEIQRNQQATIVSNFVQGILTTNANANVIVAGDLNDFEFSQPVSILESGGLNTLIETLPENERYTYNFQGNAQALDHVLVSENLFSLLDGYDVVHINSEFADQVSDHDPVVAQFNIEAGITLNGGNGQDTLNGRSGNDTINGGNGNDVLYGNRGNDTLIGGNGDDVLWGGAGADSLNGGNGNDVLIGGLGKDILTGGHGSDRFVYNAWNEGTDTITDFQTSQDILDLRVVFQSLGVTSVTSDFLQFSQSGSKTLVQIDQNGAVGGAIFSTLVVLNGVSANNLAIGTNVLV; encoded by the coding sequence ATGGCCTTAACAGTGGGAAGCATTGCCTTTGTTGGGTTTAACGCAGATGGCAATGACAATCTTGCGTTTGTGGCACTAACCGACATTAATCCAGGTGAGGTGCTGATTTTTGAGGACAACGAGTGGAACGGTACTAGCTTTAATGATACTAACGAAGGTGCATTTAGCTGGACGGCAACAAGTCTAGTTGCGGCTGGTACGATTGTGCGGATTGACAATATTGGCTCAGGTACTATTACCGCCAGCACTGGGACTGTTGTCACACCTGTATCTGGACGGGGAAGTAATCGCGGGATTGCTGCTGATAACGAAGTGATTTATGTTTATCAAGGCAGCGCTACATCTCCCACCTTTATTACTGCGATCGCCAACAGTGGATTTACGGCTACAACAGGACTGTTGACGAATACAGGGTTAACTGCGGGAGTCAATGCCCTTGATTTATCGACAGTTGACACAGGGGCAGATATTGCCGCTTACGTAGGGACTCGCAGTGGAGAAGCTAGCTTTAGTAGCTATCTGTCACTCATCAATAATGCGGCAAATTGGGTTACTCAAGATGCGTCCGGTGATCAGAGTTTTGATAATATTACCCCAGATTTGACTTTTAGCGCCGTTGCCTTTACTGTTGGTTCTACTACCCCCTCAGTTAATCTTTCAGTCAGTGGGAATACAGGCTCGGAAGCTGGTCAAACGGTAATTACTATCACAGTTACCGCTTCTAGTGCTGTGGTAGATGATCAAACTATAACCCTTGGGGTGTCAGGAACTGGAATTACCGCAGGTGACTACAGCCTTAGCAACACAATCATCACAATTCCTAATGGACAAACTTCGGGTGCTGTGACCTTTACTGTTGTGGATGATGCGTTGGTTGAAGGCCCGGAAACGGCTTTGCTGACAATTAGCAATCCCTCTGGGGGTATTGTTCTGGGAAATACCACAACTCAAAACATCACAATTACAGATAATGATACCCCAGTAGTACCTACGGTAAGTATTACCGCAACTGATGCTAGCGCCGCAGAATCTAGCACCACTGTTAACACGGGTAGCTTTACCCTCACCCGCACTGGAGACACCACTGCCGCCTTGACTGTGACTTACACAGTTAGCGGTACAGCTACTAATGGTATAGATTATAACGGGTTGACAGGTTCATTAGTCATTCCCGCAGGTCAAGCATCTGCCACCATTACTATTACTCCGGTTAACGATGCCACAACCGAAGGGAATGAAACGGTTATCCTTTCTTTAGTGGATGGAGTCAGTTATGACTTGGGTGCAGTTAACAATGCTACTGTTACCATTGCCGATAATACCACAGGTACATTAAGGAAGGTTGGTAGCTTTACTAGTGCCAATGGGGCGGAGATTCCCGCCTTTGATCCGGCAAGCGATCGCCTATTCGTGGTAGCAGGTAGCACCGTCGAAATCTACAGCATCAGTAATACAGGAGCTTTGACAGCATCAGGTAGTTTAAATCCTGGGTTTACTGTACCTGCTGATAACGAAATTATTCCCAACAGCGTGGCAGTTAAGAATGGGACGGTAGCTGTAGCCTATGCCATTCGTAATACTACAAATAACGCTCAACTTCTTGGAAGAGTTAGCTTCTTTAATGCGGCTGATGGTACTTTCTTGAACTCCGTGGAAGTGGGCTACCTACCAGATATGCTCACCTTTACCCCCGATGGTACGAAGGTGTTAACTGCCAATGAAGGGGAACCCAATAGTTACGGACAAGCCAATTCTTTTGATCCAGAAGGGTCAGTTAGTATTATTAACTTGGCGAATGGGGTTGCTAATGCCACTGTACAAACTGCTGGCTTCACTGCCTTTAATAGTCAAATTGATGCTTTGAAGGCAGCAGGGGTGCGGATTTTTGGGCCAGGTGCTACCGTCGCTCAAGATGTGGAACCAGAATACATCGCTTTTTCTGGAGATGGGACAAAAGCTTATGTGACATTGCAAGAAAACAACGCCCTAGCAATTGTCGATATAGCCACGGCAACGGTGACACAGATTATACCTTTGGGGAGAAAAGACTACAGCCTGCCAGGAAATGGCATAGACCCCAGCGATCGCGATAATGGGATTAATATTCGTCAGGTTCCAGTCTTTGGATTGTATCAACCGGATGCGATCGCCAGCTATACGGTCAATGGGCAAACCTACTACATCACTGCCAATGAAGGTGATTCCCGTGATTATACTGGTTTCAGTGAAGAGGTAAGGGTTGGTAGCAATAGTTATGTTCTCGATCCCACTATCTTTCCTGATGCGGCAACTTTGAAGCAAAATGCCAACTTGGGACGATTAACAGTGACGAATGCTACAGGAGATACCGATGGGGATGGGGATTTTGACCGGATTGAGGCATTTGGTGGGCGATCGTTCTCTATCAGGGACAGCAACGGCAATCTAGTGTTTGATAGTGGTGATCAGCTAGAGCGAATCACTGCTGCCCAAGTACCCAGTTTATTCAACTCTGATGGTAGCTTTACCTCTCCCAACTTCGATACCCGCAGCGACAATAAAGGCCCCGAACCTGAAGGAGTGGTTATTGGTGTAGTCAATAATCGCGTCTACGCCTTTATCGGACTTGAACGCACGGGAGATATCATTGTTTACGAAGTTACCGACCCAACTAGACCACAATTTATTGAGTACATCAATACACCAGAAGATATTGCTATTGAAGGTTTAACCTTTATTTCAGCTGCTGATAGCCCCACAGGCAAACCTTTGTTGGTGACAGCGAACGAAGTTAGTAGAACTGTAGGTGTATTTGAATTTACACCCCCCGTTCGTATCAGTGATATTCAAGGCACTACCCACATTTCCCCCTTCAATGGTCAGGCTGTAAGAAATGTTCAAGGTATTGTTACGGCGATCGCATCCAACGGTTTCTACATCCAAGACCCCAATCCCGACAACAATATAGCAACTTCCGAAGGGATTTTCGTCTTTACTAATAACTCTCTCATACTCAGCGCCCGGAGAGTGGGAGAAGCTGTCTTGGTGAGTGGTACGGTTTCCGAGTTTCGTCCTGGTGGTAGTGCTAACAACTTGACTGTTACCCAAATCGGCAATAACAACAGTGTGCAATCCTTGAGTGTGAGTGCTTGGACAACTGCACCTAACACCACTATTACCCCGACTATCTTAGGTAGTGGCGGACGGACGATACCAACTCAGGTAATTAACAACGACTTCACCACCCAAGGCAATGTGGAAACAGGGGGAGATTTCGATCCAATTAATGAAGGTATCGACTTCTACGAAAGCTTGGAAGGAATGTTAGTCCAAGTTAACAATCCAGTCGCTACTTCCCCGACAGCTAACTTTGGTTCCTCGGAAGAAATTTGGGTACTAGCCGATAATGGGATAAATGCCACTAGCCGCACTGCACGCGGTGGTAGCTTGATTACACCTAGCGATTTCAACCCAGAACGGATTCAAATTGATGATTTAATCAACGGGTCTACTACCTTGCCGAGTGTGAATGTAGGGTCGCAACTCAGCACGATTACAGGTGTAGTCAATTACGATTTCAACAATTATGAAGTATTAGTGCCATCTGCCCCAACAGTGGTACAGCCATCACCATTACAAAAAGAAGTCACAAACCTAACTGGTAGCACCACTCAATTAACAGTTGCTACCTTTAACGTAGAAAACCTCGACCCTGGTGATGATGGGGCAAAGTTTAACGCCCTAGCTGCTGCAATTGTCAACAATTTGCGATCGCCCGACATTATCAGTTTGGAGGAAATTCAGGACAACAACGGCCCCATCAACGATAGTGTAGTTGATGCCAGTGTCACATTCCAGAGATTGGTTGATGCCATTGTTGCGGCTGGCGGCCCCACCTACGAATATCGGCAAATCAACCCTGTTGATGACCAAGACGGCGGAGAACCAGGGGGTAACATTCGCGTCGGCTTCCTGTACAACCCTAACCGGGTTCGCTTTGTGGAACGTTCTTTACGACGGCTAACAGATACTAACTTGGAAGATGGAGATGCTTTCGCCAATAGCCGTAAACCATTGGTGGGTCAGTTCTTCTTTAATGGTGAAATAGTCACAGTTGTAGGGAATCACTTTAATTCCAAAGGCGGTGATCAACCCTTATTCGGCCCCAACCAACCCCCCGCCCTCAGCAGCGAAATTCAACGCAATCAACAAGCCACCATCGTCAGCAATTTTGTTCAGGGCATTCTCACCACTAATGCCAATGCTAATGTGATTGTGGCGGGTGACTTGAACGACTTTGAGTTTTCCCAACCAGTCAGCATTTTAGAAAGTGGTGGATTAAATACTCTGATTGAAACCTTACCAGAGAATGAGCGTTATACCTACAACTTCCAAGGCAACGCGCAAGCACTAGATCACGTCTTGGTGAGTGAGAATTTATTCTCCCTGTTGGATGGCTATGATGTGGTTCACATCAACTCTGAGTTTGCGGATCAAGTCAGTGACCATGATCCGGTGGTTGCCCAATTTAATATTGAGGCAGGTATCACTTTAAATGGTGGTAATGGTCAAGACACCCTTAATGGTAGAAGCGGCAACGACACGATTAACGGTGGTAATGGTAATGATGTCTTGTATGGCAACCGAGGAAACGATACCTTAATAGGTGGTAATGGTGATGATGTCTTGTGGGGTGGAGCTGGTGCTGATTCCCTCAACGGTGGCAATGGTAACGATGTCTTAATTGGGGGATTAGGTAAGGATATCCTAACGGGTGGTCATGGTAGCGATCGCTTTGTCTACAATGCCTGGAATGAAGGTACAGACACCATAACTGATTTCCAAACCAGCCAAGACATTCTGGATTTAAGGGTTGTGTTTCAATCCTTGGGTGTAACTTCCGTTACCAGCGACTTCCTGCAATTCTCTCAATCTGGTAGCAAGACTTTGGTACAGATTGACCAAAATGGCGCAGTTGGTGGGGCGATTTTTAGTACATTGGTAGTCTTAAATGGAGTGAGTGCGAATAATTTAGCGATCGGTACAAATGTGCTAGTGTAA